TCTGCATGCACCTGTACAGCTGCATGCATGTGGGTGCAAGTGTGACCATGGATCTACACACATGTGCTTGTGCACACTCATGTGCTCACACTATGGTGTGTGTCAGGTGTGTGAGCCCtggctccccacagcccctgttCCCAGAGAGTTGCCTGGGTGACATGGTATGCACATGTGTGTGCCAGGGCATGCCACACATGTGCCACAATGCaacatgcatgcacacatgtGTGCCAGAGGGTGTCATGCATGCACAGACACATGTGGCACTACCCCAtgcatgcacatgtgtgtgCCAGGGTATGCCACACATGCTCAGACATGTGCCACAATGCAACTGGCATGCACATATGTGTGCCAGAGGGTGCCATACCTGCACACACATGTTACAATGCAAGATGCAGGTGCATATGTGTGCCAGAGCATGCTGTGCATTCACACACATGCTACAATGCAATATGCATGTGCATTCATGTGCCAGGGGTGCCACACATGCACATCCAGGTAACATGGGACATCATCCATGCACATACATGAGCTATAGGACACCATCCATGCACATACATGAGCTATAGGACACCATGCATGAACACAGGTGTGCCAGGGCATgccatgcatgcacacacacgtGCTACAATGCACCAGGTACATGCACTCAAGTGCCAGAGGGTGGAGTGCCTGCATAAATATGCACTGCAGTGCAAGCTGCATGCACACAGCACAGGTAACATGTCCCCAAGGGCACTGCAACAACAGCTCCAGCTGATGCACAGGTGCTCTCACACACAACAGCCCTGAGAGAGGTGCTGCATGCAAACCTGCACACACATGCCCCAGTGCAGTCACTGCATGGccaccagccctgctctcctcaCAGCCTCGAGTCTTacccctgcctcagtttccccacctgCAAAGGGCCCACGTGGGGCAGCCACCCTGTGCCTAATCACCTCCTGGGTTAATCATTGATGTCCCCTCCCAGCAGCTGGGCTGACCAGGACTCAGGGACCTTGGCCCATCCTGCACCAGCCAACGATTCCCAGGGGGACACTGGTGAGTTCATTCCCCCACACCCCAAGCAGGACAGGTTCCCAACATCACCAGCCTGGGGTTGTCACCAGCATCCAGCCTGGAGGGAATGAGGCTGCTGGGGGGATGGCTTGGGGGTCCCCGTGCCCCCGtgatggggtttggggagggtgGAGGCCACCCCTGTCCCTGTGCCACCCCTGTGCCAACCCCCACCTGCAGCTGCAAAATCcttctgcagtgaaaaaaatagttattaGCATTGGTCAAACATCCTGGTGAGGTCCCAGCAGCaaccagcagcagggctggatcCACACCAGGGCGGTTGTAGGGTGCTGGGGGCTTCCAGGGTAACCCCTGCTCAGCCAGGGACACCCCCAGCATCAGTTTGGCTCAGTCACAGACCCTCCAAGGGACATTGTGGGGTCTCCAGGTTGGGGACAACGTGTCCTTGTCACCTGGCACTGCAAGTGGTCACACTGTGCCCTCTGAGCCTCCCTTGCTGTCCCACCTGcatgtccccatccctgctctccatccatcccatccTCCCTCACTGccaccccctcctcctgccagccccaggggacAAGGAATCCCTGTCCTTCAGCGTCCCACTCGGTGCAGCATCCCAGGGAGGACGGtggtgggtgctgtgggtgcctcACACAGCCTGTCCCACCCTGGGCCtggctccctcctccctccttcccaccccctTGGCACCAGCCCCACCGCTGACCCTGTGCTCTGCCTACCCCTAGGTCGGAGCAGGAAGGGACCCAGAGGGGAGTCCCCATCTCCTGTGGGGTCCCTCGTTGGCTGTGAGACAGCAGGAGGGAGAGCTGCCAggccagggagcagagcaggacccTGGGCACGGGGCGGCCGCAGTgccaggccaggctggagggTGCCCGGTAAGGCTGCTGGGGGTTGGGGGGTGCTGGTGGGACCCCTGACGCTGTGACCACAGCCCCCAAAAGTGCCAACCCTGGCCCTGGGGCAGTCCCATACGCAGGGTGAGCCCTGTCTCTGCTGCCGGAGAGGAggggggcagaggagggggcacagggtggcacTGGGCATCGCTGCCGCTTGCAGCCGGAGCATCTGCGCCCGGAGGGTCTGACGGGGAGGGGATGGTCTCTCCGCAGGGTTAGAATGACCGAGGTGGAACCCGTGCTGGACTTCGCATCCTCCGGGAGAACCGGGCGGCGCAACGCCCTGCCCGACATCCTGGGCTCGCCGGCCGGCGTCAGCCCCTCCGACCTGCCCCTCAAACTGGCCGAGATGTCCCTGAGCGCGGGTACGTGCTGGGCAAACGCCGGGCCGGGGAGGACGGGGCAGGAGCGCGGGGTTGCTCATCCCCCTCGTGTCTCCCGGCAGGCAGCGCCCAGGACATGCAGTCACCCTCGGCGGAGCTGCCCCCTccgcagccccccagccccgagCTCAAGGACACGTCCTAAGCCCGTTGCACGGGGCAGGGGAGGGACGTTGCTGAGCAGCGGAGGAACGAGGCTGCGCATCCTCAGCCCGGCGTCGCTGGGATTTGCTCGGTGCCACCGCGGCATCACCCCCCGGCCCGGCGGGAGCATCGCGGGGACCCCGCCGCGAGGAACGGGCCGTTCCCGGCCACACGCCCCGGtggggggattgggggggtgggggtttgCCCTCCCGGAGGGGACAGGGATGGTTTTCCGTTCCGGGGCGTCTGGCAGAGCCGGGCACATCGCGGGGTGCCGGGTGGGTTTTGGTCCTCAGCGGCCGAGCAGCCCCGGGGGGGTTCGGCTGAGTGTGGTGTTCACTGTGATGTTTTGGGTACCACGGCTGTCTCTTGGCTTTTCTTCCTGGGTGATGCCTCCGGCAAGacggggagggggtgggaagcACCGCACAACCCCCGCAGCCCCCTCTGCTCCCCGTCCAGCCCGTCAGCAGAGCCCCTGGTCCCggcagccctgcagagggacCCCACTGCGAGCAGAGCACACGGGGGGGTCCCTGCCCCGGGCTGGGGGCGTCGCGGCTCCTGGGGACGGGGGATGCTGATGATTTCGAAGCAGGTCAGTAGAGTGACGCTGGTTTGGGCATCCCCAGCCTTATGCATCACCTCGGGGCCACCCATGGGAGcccatccctgctgcagcccagggaccCCCCCATGTCCCTGGGGAAAGGCCAGGACGGGCAAGCAGCGGTGAATGGGAGCAGTAGCACACGAACAGATGCCCCCACACGCTGATGTCCCTCTGCCCCAGATGCCCTCACACAGAGGtacccacacacacagagatacccacacacacacagatacccacaaacacacagatgcccacacacacccacacacagatgcccacaaacacatacacagatgcacacacacacacacacagatgcccacacacacaATACGGATGCCCATGCACACACAAatgcccccacacacacacagatgcccacacacacaATACGGATGCCCATGCACACACAAAGATGCCCACGAACACACAGatgcccccacacacacacaaatgc
This DNA window, taken from Colius striatus isolate bColStr4 chromosome 24, bColStr4.1.hap1, whole genome shotgun sequence, encodes the following:
- the LOC133627737 gene encoding cAMP-dependent protein kinase inhibitor beta-like codes for the protein MTEVEPVLDFASSGRTGRRNALPDILGSPAGVSPSDLPLKLAEMSLSAGSAQDMQSPSAELPPPQPPSPELKDTS